cttttcctccagaaatttgtcccaacCCCTCTTCAAGGCGTCTAGGCAAGACGGGCACACTGGGGCTGACTGGAGCACTCAAATGGCTAGGATGACCTCTGAACCTCCACACTACCTGTGGCAGTGGTAGCAAGGAAGCATCGCCCAGGCTTTGTGTGAGGTACACACTAGGGGGGCCACATGGGTTGTCTCCAGCAACCTGGGGTCAGCACTGGTTATCATGGTGCTCCTGACCCCTTCAGCCCTGGTGCCCCGACACAGCAATGAACAGATATCAATGAACAGAAGCACCCATCAACATTTTCAATGCAGAATTGGCTTTTATTTCAAGAGGTACAGAGTGGAAAATGGCAGCAAGCagagagtgcccccccccacctggttGCACAGGTTTCACAGAGGACATTGGGTGCTCAGCATGGCTAAGATTAATGCTCAAACTCAGCAGAAGCTGTGCAGGTTGCAAAGGGAAGCAGGATAGATCATCTGGGTCTGATATTGGGGGTTGCGGAGCAGGTTGACCCACAGCCCCAACTGACATCAGCTAGCGTTGTCTATCAAAACCCAGACCTGGGTGCTCGGCCGTGGATCGTCCGTTTCATCGTGGAGACAGTCCGTGGGAACTTAGCAGGGGGGTAAACACACGTTGCTTCTGCCCCCCAGGTGTCCCCCGAAGCGGCTCCCCAGAAGACCAGACCAGAGCCCCCGGTTAGCTATGACTCCCGAACCACCCACGGCACAGGGGGTGTTGCCTCCCACGGAGACCGGCTCGCAGCTGGCGGAGAGGATGGCTCCCGGGATGGTCACGATGGAGGCGGGTGGCTGGATAACAACCTCAGACGATGGGATCTGGTTGATGGGTTGGGGGATGATCCCGGCCAGGGTGCCCAGCTGTCCTGAGTTGGTGCTCCCAACAGCCAAGGCTCCGGAACCGTAGCCGATACCTCCGGAGCCGAGACCACCATAGCTGAGGCCTCCGTAGCGGAGACctccagagcccaatcccagCCCCGAAGAGCCAAGACCAACCACTGGGATGGAGGCGCAAGACGGGACGGTGCAGGCTGGACCACAAGAAGTCATGGTGTGGTGGGGCGGAGcctgaaaacaaaacagaaaggaatTGACATGCGTAGAACTGGGCTCACATTTATGGAGAAGAAGATCCAAGGACACCTTCTATGATCCCAAGGAGGTAGCCTGATCCTCAGGTCCCCTTCTGTTCACAGTAAGTGTCCTTCTGCCTGTGGAGGGGGGATCTTCTAAAAGGGTCATTCTGCAGGGGTAAAACATATAAATGCAAACACATGTTTGGACCcaagttagttagttggcaaccttcagtctcgaaagactctggtatcgcgctctgaatggccgttctggaacagcgtctagtgtggctgaaaaggccaatccgggagtgacaatcccttccacaccgggagcaagtgcagtctgtccctggtatgtctccctggctatgggccttccttctttgcctcttagcctcagactgttggccaagtgtctcttcaaactgggaaaggccatgctgcacagccaagTACCTGAGACCCAAGTACCAATGAGAGAATCAACCGGTCGAAGGAATTTTCCGGCAAAAATAAACCCCCGCATACTCACTACTCTGAAGAGCAGATGTCAGAAGATGGAGAGAGTCAAGTGGATCTGGTGGAAGAGTCTAGAAAAGGGAGCCCTTTTATATGATTTTTGGGCAGCGTGTTTGTGGTTAGCGGTCCACACTGTAATTATAAATGCTTTTCTTGGTGCATCGGTTTTGCTTACTCATATAGGGTGAGTTGAGCCATGGGGGAAAATTTCCTCTTAAGACCAAAAGACATTCCTCTTTGTTAATCCTCTTTGTtttactgattaaaaaaaaattgtatttatatTATACATCCCACCCCAGCTAATCCTACCCTGgaggattgttttgtttttgttttgactgGGACATTAAAGCGAGGAAtgtcttcaggagtcaatctgTAGAGATGCAATCTCTAAAACTACGTTCCGGCGTGGAAGAGCTGAACCAAAAGCGCACCCTGATGGCTGGCCAAAAAGTCTGTGTCTTGTTGAACCAGAAACAACGtctcacacacagacacgcacacacaaatttttATCAGTGAGTTCACAGTTTCATTTGGggtcctccctctctccaccgtACCAACTTTTCAAACCATCATTTCATCATCTTTTTCTATGAATTACAGCGTATATAAAAGTATGTCGGCCTCACACAATAGATGAAAAccttttctgagatcccaggaaatttccagcttaTGTTCAGCATCGCTACATCTAGTACGGCTTTAAGGACGGACCAGCATTTTGGGAGATCAGCCGCACAGACCCCCAAAAGTGAGCTTGCAAACCTCACAGGCTTGACCGCCACGCATTATATGTTAGCCGTCATTGCTAGCTTGGTGCACGGCCCCCGTCTGGGGAGATGTTCCGTCCTGCAAGGAATGACCCAGCCAGGTTTGACTTACCTTCTCTAAAGGGTAGAAGACGTGAGGAGATGAGTCAAGCGAAGCTGGTGGAGAATCCCTGGGATTTTCCTAGTTTATATATGGTTTGCCAGCATCTGTTCTAACTGGATGTCCATGTTTTTTACAACCCACTCCATGAGAGGCCACATTTTTATGACCCATGCTTTGATCATTGACGTGATGTCAAACCATATCCTGGCTTGCTGGGATTAACACAGCATCTTCTAACCAAGAATTTGGTTATTGTCTCCTTGCTcagtcctttctttctttttcttaatcCCTTCTAAgaaactttttccccccttccatttATAGAGTGAATTAATTAGAAATTTGCCAAGTTATCTTCCTGATTTATAAAATTAAATGAAGCAGCTACTTTATTCCTGACTCcatactttttttgttgttgctccaTGAGCAAAACCAAGCCAAGGAACAAAGCCTGGGTCAAAGTTGTCTTTTTGCCAGAATAAGCACCAAAAAATGGGTTATATGGCACGGGGGAGAGTCCTAGGAATTCTCCAACAGTTTCCGATAACTCCTTTCCCCTCCAGATCTGTAAAAtccattaaattaaattaagttAAAAATGAATATATGTATAAAATTGAAATACACgattttggctgtacttgtcgtaagaggtgactaaacagccaccgggtagatgggactcgtcagcctgggaaggcagctcatctgagagaaggaaaactctgatcccaaacctccactgccttgtggctacatccagttatggaaaaggcttcaggagtcaacctcgaggcaaaatccggagccggagtccctgaggcagttcatggctgaacacagtcacgttctggcaactcctgcgacgccgctggaaccaaccgtattggcctctgcctttccactggaccatttcagcgacgtggagaggggggatttgctgcatgggtaacagcctatcctccatacctgctttacccaggcttcgcgcactggagaggacactctgttccagaaccaccattcagagcgtgacaccatagtcttccgagactgaaggatgccaacatctacACACGAGGTCAGTTTAAGGAACGGATGACCACAAGGCACGTCTCAGGGGTGTCCTTGTTTCAACAAGGCACAGAATTTGGGGGCAAAAGTCTGTTCAAAGCAAGTTTGGATGCTGCAGATCTTTTTTGACCAGTCATCAGGATGTGCTTCTGAGTCAGTTCCTCTAAGCTGTACCGTAGTTTTAAAGATTGCATCTCTACAAATTGACTCATTCCCTCCTTCAATGTCCCAGTCAAAACAATATGGGGAACCTCCAGGGTGGAATTAGGTGGGATGGTTTAAGCAAGTCAGACTATAaccccgctcccccccccccttaaaatgaCTATGATTAATAAAGACCAATGCCATTTGTAAGCAGAATTTTCCCCCCTTGGCTTGTCCGGCAAAACCGACGCGCAAACAAAACAGTATTTATAGGTAATTAAAATGTTGACAACTAAACACCAACAAAGTGTCCCCCAAATCATACAGACTCTTCCACACCAGCTTTAATTGGCAACATAAATGatgactttggccctctgtatgaagcaAGTTATATATCCCTGACCTACTGGGTAACATCCCAACCCTACCTGCATTCCAGCACTGTGATTTAGGGCATCCCACAGGTggattttggctactggaggtctccttggggtaaagggacatttgcccccttgccggAGAGTAAGCCGTAGAAGCAGCAATGACTTCAGCAAGTGTTCAGAGTTGGGTTCTAGACCAGTTCTAGCAGGTTCtagaccacttgcggcccttgaggcctcccaATGCGGACCTCAGgcagccctcagtctccaatgagcctctggccctccagagatttgctggagctctcactggcctgacgcaactgctctcagcgtgagggcgactgtttgatctcttgcatgagctgtaggatgagggcttcctccactgcttgctgtttcacgtctgtgatgcagcagcggcagcaaaggaaaggccagccttgctttgtgcaaggtcttttctaggccttgagctattgcaagaccttacataagaacataagaacagccccactggatcaggccataggcccatctagtccagcttcctgtatctcacagcggcccaccaaatgccccagggagcacaccagataacaagagacttgcaaggctttctgggaattgtagttaagaacataagaacagccccactggatcaggccataggcccatctagtccagcttcctgtatctcacagcggcccaccaaatgccccagggagcacaccagataacaagagacctgcaaggctttctgggaattgtagttaagaacataagaacagccccactggatcaggccataggcccatctagtccagcttcctgtatctcacagaggcccaccaaatgccccagggagcacaccagatcacaagaaacctcatcctggtgctctcccttgcatctggccttctgacatagcctatttctaaaatcaggaggttgcgcatacacatcatggcttgtaccccgtaatggatttttcctccagaaacttgtccaatccccttttaaaggcgtccaagctagacgccatcaccacatcctgtggcaaggagttccacagaccgaccacacactgagtaaagaaacaccTTCATTCTGAGAAACACTCAGTAAAgaaactgagtaaagaaacaccattcattcatataagttcatctttaatatacgcatttatgtaaacgtatgtaaatttatgcaaattttaaatgtaaattaatacttttttccctggcccccgacacagtgtcagagagatgatgtggccctcctgccaaaaactttgggcataTCGGAAACTTTCATCATTCTGTAACAAGACTATAAAATTAAAGTTATAAAATTTGCGCAGacgttgcaaaaaaaaaattaagatgagGATGCTGCCTTTCAAAGTTGTTGCTGAATGACTTTTGAAGCGCTTTGATGAGCTCAGTCCCTCCCTGGGGTCCATTCTCAACAGGTTGTAAACTGAGGCAAGCACAAAGGACAGCAAAAGAGCTTGGAACGATTATCGTGGCATGAAGAGAACAGTTTAATTCCTTGGCTTCGGGTGAAGAGGTCGTAAATGACTAATATTGCTTTATGACAACCCCTGGATTCTTCCTGCTGAGCCGGGCAATTTTGGGGCACATGAAAAAGGCCACTGTTGACAGCCGAGTCAAATGTTAGCCGGACAGGCGGGACGAGCTAATCACCGGGGACGCCGTCAGAACCCCTGGATTCTTCCTGCTGAGCCGGGCAATTTTGGGGCACATGAAAAAGGCCACTGTTGACAGCCGAGTCAAATGTTAGCCGGACAGGCGGGATGAGCTAATCCCAGGGGACGCCGTCGGAACCGTTTAAAAGCTGGACCTGCTCTTGATCCCGTCACCATCTTCACTTGTCTCTCCTGCCTTCTTCACTCCTGCCTTCTTCTCTGAGAAGCCGCTGAGTCTCTTTTCTTGAGGGACGTCGGCAACTTGTGAAAAGTTCACGTTCCTTTAGGGTTATATGGATCTTCCGCTTATAATCGACGATGCTCGGGACGCTGAGACTGGAACCTCCACGTTCAAAGGGGGTGCATCACATTGACAGTGACCGGAGAGGGTTGAGGTCTTCGTGCCCTGCttgaaggcatctggttggccagcagggcctctgagaggagttttatcaggggagtacaaagtttcttttgggcccctttgcaaagggggaggggtgaaacacagTGGGGGGAGCGTGGTGGTGCGctagcagaataggggcagggaggggtgaagccgGGATGAGGTGAGggtggaaacagctggaaaaaactttggagcccaggtctacctacccatgtggcatcagtagtgtcccctaGTCATGCTAGTATCCCCATATGGGCAACGAGTACATAAGAAAAAggcagatcctaggaaatttatgggccccctgatttggttcctgggtcccccttttgaccctgggcccaggtaaaaTTTACCCccgtctcctaggccctgttggcCAGTACCAGAGGAGGGTGCTGGGTTAAATGTGCTGCTCTTTTGTTCTCCTGCTTTTATTTGCTTGCTTACCTTCTCAAATGCTTCCCTGTAACTCTTCATTTGGTGTGAATGATAACGGTGGGTCCTGTTTAGACCTGGGTGTGGGCCAGGATCCTTATCCTTGGCTACGAAGCTCATTGGAGAGATCTCAGGACACCCACCAAGgccagccttaagagctgcaggtcCAAATTCTGGGGGGCGCTccaggtcgtgagccaatttcaggtctgtccccattcatttcaatgtgtattttatttttaatatactagactcgatgctactgtggtatgtgactgcatttgttacAGGGGTGTATTTTGAACAGCCTACTctggatatgcttttaaccatgatattcaatggggcttacttctgggtaagtgtagctaggattgcagcctttgggtttgtttgtttttttaaacatagaaGCAGCTGTGTGGGagggttaattaaaaaaaaataacctatTGCA
Above is a genomic segment from Tiliqua scincoides isolate rTilSci1 unplaced genomic scaffold, rTilSci1.hap2 HAP2_SCAFFOLD_84, whole genome shotgun sequence containing:
- the LOC136636085 gene encoding chorion class A protein PC292-like, which encodes MTSCGPACTVPSCASIPVVGLGSSGLGLGSGGLRYGGLSYGGLGSGGIGYGSGALAVGSTNSGQLGTLAGIIPQPINQIPSSEVVIQPPASIVTIPGAILSASCEPVSVGGNTPCAVGGSGVIANRGLWSGLLGSRFGGHLGGRSNVCLPPC